From Camelus dromedarius isolate mCamDro1 chromosome 2, mCamDro1.pat, whole genome shotgun sequence, one genomic window encodes:
- the LOC105086781 gene encoding keratin-associated protein 7-1, which produces MTRFFCCGSYFPGYPCYGTNFRRTFRATPLNCLVPLGSPLNYDCGCNGYSSLGYSFGGSNIGNLGCGYGGSFCRPWGSGSGFGYSTY; this is translated from the coding sequence ATGACTCGTTTCTTCTGCTGTGGAAGCTACTTCCCGGGTTATCCTTGCTATGGGACCAACTTCCGTAGGACCTTCAGAGCCACCCCCCTGAACTGCCTTGTGCCCCTGGGCTCCCCACTGAACTACGATTGTGGATGCAATGGCTACAGCTCCCTGGGCTACAGCTTTGGTGGCAGCAACATCGGCAACCTGGGCTGCGGCTATGGTGGCAGCTTCTGCAGGCCATGGGGCTCCGGCTCTGGCTTTGGCTACAGCACCTACTGA